In the Grus americana isolate bGruAme1 unplaced genomic scaffold, bGruAme1.mat scaffold_91, whole genome shotgun sequence genome, gAGTTGCATCATCAACGGGACGGTGCTGCTGGACATTTGTGCCAACAGCATCGAAGAGATTGCAGGTACCGCGGGCGCCGCGTCTCTGCGGGAACGGCCGAGCTCGGTTTGCCGTGGTGCCCTCCGCTCCCGAATCAAACCCTGCCCCAACGGCGCgtccttttccagaaaccccgctgtgtttttaagttggttttggatgcaggctgggcgtgcaacagtcacaccagctttttctggtgtgttttttccatttttttttttaaatgtgtagagtcagacagaaaggccagacggggcaagaaaattgcattatttcgaatgggaaataattatcttaGCAGAGTGATGAATAAGCACTTTGCTCGtgttttttagcaaaagaaacttcttgctttcgctgcaaaggctgaactgtattaaaatgtcttgctaaGCAAGGCTGGGCCTGTGTCAGGGGATCCTGCGTGGCACAGCCTTCCCCCGGGGGCTTCAGGGCTTGGGACCTGGGGGGGTTTCTGCTCTGACGGCTTCgtttccctttgccatcccCAGATATGATCCTGGGCCCGCAAGACCAGTCCACGGAGTTTGACGAGCACGTGCGGGCAAAAGTTCGAGAAGTCCTACTGAAGAAGCATCACcatcagaatgagaagaaaagaaacaaccttctTCCCATCGTCCGCTCGTTTGCTGATGTGAGCAAGAAGCAGTCAGACCTGCACCTCCTTGACAAGCCAGGTGAGGgttcctgcagggctctggtccCATTCGACttgtcctggcagaggagaagcatcccaattgctccttgtccgtctttctgagtgtctttctttttcctaccagcCCAAACACTCACTCCGCATCCTTCTCCTACCActgcagaagctaaaaatgGGGTGAACCATGAGAGCAATGCGATGGACTTAAGCAAGGTGAGACGCTCGTAGCTATCTTATGCCTTTAGGGCCAGATTTGGTCTTGCAAATTTGGCTGCAGAGTGctgagggctttgcttttggggtatTTGCCTGAAAATCGCTTGTTGTGCCTAGgcgcagctgcatttcatgaagaaaattcccACCGGGGCTGAAGCATCCAACGTGCTCGTAGGAGAGCTGGATTTCCTTTGCCAGCCCATCGTGGCATTTGTCCGCCTGACCCCGGCTGTCCTCCTCTCGGGCATGACGGAAGTTCCCATCCCAACAAGGTCTGAAGgagaagcacaaagattttatttcaaaaaacccccacccaacgAAAGAACATCAAGGTGCATGCATCAGTTTGGCGTCCCAAGGGaacaagggcagggggagcgaggacatttctcccactcgcatcccttccctgctgtgtctttcaaaccccttggccaattttaatgaaaattggcccaaaaattaaatttgccatcGGTTTTGGTGAATTTCAAATTCCTGGCGGAGTCGGTGAGCCTACGTGTCCCCTCTGGAGCtgcgctcggggctgggggctcccagggATTTCCTTGGGTGTCCTTTGAGCAAGGACACGTTCTTCTCGctcattgtgtttttcttgcccaggttcctgtttgttttgcttggaccagaaggcaaagcccatcAGTACCATGAGATCGGCAGGTCCATGGCTACTATCATGACGGATGAGGTGCGAGAAGAGAGAATTCcgggtcatttttggttttcttcacctctctgcagtagtgaggaagaggatttgcttcccaactgcccacacctctccagaTAGCCCACCCCTCGTTCACACGCCGAAGCAAACGCACGGATTTGTATCACCCCACCTCTTGGAGGTTGAAATCCCACCCGGTGTGCATCCTGCAcctccccggggtccccagcaccctgtccccagtggtGGCATTGCCAGGGCCAGTGAAACTTCCCCGCTTTAAGCAAAAGGGTATGGTGTGCCATGAGGGATGGGGACCTCGTGGAGGAGATGATTACAAGTACTGTgatggacagatttttccatttgggggaatatttcctgccattacaagcaggaaatttggggaaaatgatctTGCATTTAGCCAGGAGCTTACCGTAGTGCTTAGGACATCGGAGATGGGTTGTCCTCTGAGCAGGTTGTCTCCTGTCGGCAGGTTTTCCGTGACGTTGCCTATAAAGCCGAGAACCGGGCTGACCTCGTGGCCGGCATCGACGAGTTTCTGGATCAGGTCACGGTCTTGCCGCCAGGAGAATGGGATCCATCGATCCGAATCGAGCCCCCGAAAAACGTCCCTtcgcaggtgggtgctgcggcggagggaggcgcgagggggacgggcaggccggcggccggccggccggggatGCTGTTCTGGGACCCAGATTCACCAGGTCCCAGTTTGACGCAGTCACATACCCAGACCAGAAGCCCAACAAGCCAGTGGTTACGAATCCATAGCTttggcttatttcctttttaacagggaaaaaggaagatgccaggagctctcgatgacagtgcttctcacagcaagccagagaaacacagtggtcCTGAACTGGAGCGCACGGGAAGGTGTGAGCTTTaatagtttgtggggtttgttgtttgttttttttttttctctttgcctctagaATCGGAGCGTGCACCTTCCCTTGTAGCAGTTTTCTGGGGTTAGTTGGTTCAGTGAAGGGGCTTCACATTACCAGCTcggtcccctgggctgggcaggtgagatctgggcagctgggctcagccacagcaccactgcagacagattttcttgatttggggtggaagcagctgtgtaaatacctccagggagagctctgctgcttctccaagcaagggacagttgcagtaagaggggatgggctttcaggtttggtcctttttctttttgttggaggggttttttgtgcttgcttggtttctgcCGGGTATAAAACGGCCGAaggagactgctgctggttAGCAATGAAGGTTACTGTCTGCTTGggcttgtccttctgcagcaaaaccccctctgtgtggtcttgcagggaaacagtctatttgtttttccttcctccaggctctTTGGAGGTTTGATCCTGGACGTGAAGCGCAAAGCCCCGTGGTTCTGGAGCGACTTTCGGGATGGTCTGAGCCTGCAGTGTCTGGcgtccttcctcttctgtgcctgcatgtCCCCTGTCATCACCTTCGGGGGACTGCTGGGGGAGGCGACCGACGGCCACATCGTGAGCACCTCTCTTGGGTGGCGTGGGGGAGCgcaaaactcatgcaaaatcttcgctgcagtgaatttgctttgggttttttcttctttttcccattgatttatttcctcgccgctgcctcttccctggacagAGTGCCATGGAGTCACTGCTGGGCGCATCCATGACCGGCGTGGTGTATTCCCTCTTTGCTGGCCAACCTCTCACCATCCTTGGCAGCACTGGACCCGTCCTCGTGTTCGAAAAGATCCTCtacaaattctgcaagtaaGGCCGGCTGCCGCGGCCGAGTGCCGCGAGAGCCTTCAGGAGGCACTGGTGGAGAAAAGAGGTTTTTCTCgtctttttctcagtgagagttgttagatttcagttgttttctgtgtcgcAGACGTTGCACGCTGCTGCTTTAGTATGTGATGGTGCAAGAGCCCTTGGTCTCTGAAGGATGGAtgaggttgtttggggtttttagggttaaaatgaagcaggaagaggagaagccataaggatggggatccttGTGTTGTGATGAGTTTGATGTGAGATGAGACACCCTGATTgcaattcaatttattcttcagccccagcttgctGGTAGCAGGTGACTGGGTGCAAAATCAGCCGGGGTTTTGGTGTTAGGGCATGGGGGTGATGTGGGAGGACACCACCTTCCACAAAGGGCCCTGACCTCAATTAGCCTCCAAGGCCTTAACACAAGCtaattgttaaataacaatcatgaaataattggcctctcctcctgcaggtccgcaccctgcaccgcagccccaaggctgtCTGTAGTAGGACATGGAAAGTGCATTTACCACCTGCAGCCTTGACGTGCTCCTAAATTGCTCGTGATTTTCCCCGAAGGAAGGCACGGCTCGGCGCCTCTTCCTGGCCTTTCCAgcctttgtttgattttggtttcccAGGGAGTACGCGCTCTCCTATCTCTCTCTGCGGGCCTGCATCGGGCTGTGGACTGCCGCCTTCTGCATAGTGCTGGTGGCCACCGACGCCAGCTGTTTGGTGTGCTACATCACCCGCTTCACCGAAGAAGCCTTCGCCTCcctcatctgcatcatcttcatctacgaggctctggagaagctgagtcaCCTGCGAGAGACCTAccctgtgcacatgcacagcaagctcGACTTCCTCACCGTCTACtagtgagtttttcttttcctcctaaaaggctgctgccccttggcaggagctcagggctgcacctccattgcctttccctcaccctcgtcttggcttttctcctcccagctgtaagTGTGAGGCACCAAGCCATCCCAGCAACGCAACCCTGCGTTTCTGGGAGAGCAACGAGATCAACGTGTCTGGCATCGCCTGGGAAAACCTCACGGTGACTGTAAGTGCCCCAAGCCACTACTTCCGCGGCCGCGGGGTCCAGGGGcgttcacattttgcaaaagtcagaGCCCTTCGGGTGATGAGGGGCTTCAGACTGTgctagtgctgctctgcaaaggcattctttaaaTCTAACGTGTGGTTTTAACCCGCTtggtcctgggaaggagagtcTACCTTGTCCCCCCAACATCGTGGGTAATAACTGTCCTCCTTGACCCTGTCGCAGGACAATTTTTCTGACCAGGAGCAAGGTTAAGTGGGTGGTTTGATTCTTGTAGAAGTTGGAGGACTTAAGTTCCTGCTTGAAGGTAGTCCTTAGCTTCCTTACTTGGTTCCtaagaactccagtccttgcttgcttactcagcactgtctgtaggtccatgcataaatttgcacgtctgagcagcctctcgggctgctgttgctggaagcaaagcccAGGCATAGGATGGGAGGCTCTTCAGGACATCTTCATCCCCTCTTGGccgtgtcctgggagcccttcgCTGGGAAGGGACGATtcgtctcttctcctttccttccgcGGCTGTCttagccctccttccctgctccctctttctctatccccaagaacttccagtgtttccttcccctcttggcGTCTTCTTCAGCCACGGTTGCCTGCCATTCGAGCGGAGGATGTGCCATGGGTCTGTGATATGGTGTCCCATCACATCTCGCCTCTCCGCTCTCCTCTGTGCGGTTCGATGTGtcacttgttcagctgctgctcattcaatataaatctccgtcagcagcagcagcagcagcagcagttacaagGTCATGGATCTTGGACCAAGATCCTCAAAAGCCCCGAGTTATCCCAGGTTTCCTTGCCGCACGTGCACTACCTTTGTGTCCTGAcgctctgtttctccaggaatgTCGGTATTTGCATGGAGAGTTTCACGGACCTGCCTGTGGACGCAATGGCCCCTACGCGCCTAATGTCCTCTTCTGGTGCtgcatcctcttcttctccacctttGTCCTGTCGAGCTTCttgaagaagtttaaaagcagccgTTACTTCCCAACCAGAGTAGGTAGAAGATGGTGgccggcagcagtctccacactcatttcccaaaatggctttcccGGAGCGCTAAGCAGTATTTGCCACCGCTTGGTCAAGCTGGGAAACATTGACCTTGAAGGCcaaactctccagcagcttggatGTCCCTCCCTCGTTTCCATGAGTGCTAAACGACCGTGGCGTTTCCCACCTGCCTCGCGACCTGCCCCTGAGCGATATTTTGCtcaggcagtgggaaaagaggTCTTCCAAAGTTGTGggggtttatttgcctttttttttttttttttttttaaccttctgtgCATTATGCTCAAGGGGAAAGTTGGTTCAAATGAGGAGCTGCCAtaggaaaagacactttttcttccttttgaggaaCATACGATGCCTCAGTGCGCCTTATTCCCATTTTAGCTGTGAGCGTGGCTGCAGTGGCAGCCatctgcttccttattttttaatattttttttacttaaggttTGAATTCAAACAACCCTCTTCCACctaattaaactctttttttattgtctgacaCCATCTCTCACAgagacaagcacagcaacagtagCTAACCAAGGGATTTGGCTGCATGTCCTCAGAGTGGTGGGATTTTGTTAACCAGCCTTAATGTTGTTgatgtctctcatttttccatctcatgtTGTGGCCCCCTTTGCGAtgcccctttcagctctggtttcttGCCCCAGGTGCGGTCCACAATaagtgactttgctgttttcctcaccatCGTCATCATGGTGCTCATTGACTTCATGACTGGGATCCCGTCACCGAAGCTCCACATCCCCCATACGTTCAAGGTAGGGGGGGTGTTGTGGCACGGAGCGGGTTTCAccagggcaggacagggctgagtctggaggagatgctggtggtgtgaccatctcctcctccacctccaagtgcatcgtttcctcctggaaatgagaagacagccccaaaactaggtacctgcaggagaaatagctacaggtgcttgcaaagaggatgctggcactgctgagccccggggtgacgtgaaaccagggctgggagatgctgtgacacggggatggagggggaaaatCCAAGCCGGTGAagtagctgggctgggagacgAGGCTGATGTGTGTGCTTTGTTGCAGCCTACCAGAGACGACCGCGGGTGGTTCATCAACCCCATAGGACCCAACCCTTGGTGGACGGTGGTGGCTGcgctcatcccagctctgctttgcaccatcTTGATATTCATGGACCAGCAGATCACGGCTCTTATCGTGAACaggaaggagcacaggctgaaggtaaggggctgcaggagacaaccCCATCCGCAACccgctctgggctgcaggtacgGGGAGAAGCTCCAATTCCAAATGCCTTGTGAAGGCATTGGTTTGGAACAACGTCAGGCAGCGTGGCAAGATGGTCTCCTGGCTTAACGATGACACAGGGAGCAAACGACAACAGGGGAGTTCAGATGAGCAATCTTTCGGAGGAGCATATTAAGCTTAGAGCGTTGTAGAAGCacgcttttgttttaaaatgtcagcagcagctggggaacgaATCATTTTGATGTGCTGCCAGGGATAACTGAGAGTCATATCTTACTCGCAAGtggtagaaatgtctttatgaatgaaaaatagtaaggtggtttttttgttgagaaGTAGATACAAACTCCCCAAATCCACTTTGTCTGAAGTGCTGCCGGATTGTCATGCAAGGTGCTTGCGCAAAGACTGGATACATCcttatttgtttccagttcgtgttttaaattttcaagacgTCGACTTGAGCTCCTACAGGGTTGTTTGGGTCTGACTTGCGACGTTGTCCTTGCTCTTGTCCCGTGAgatgctctgtttcttgtttcgCTCCGCGCAGAAAGGATGCGGGTACCACCTGGACCTCTTCATGGTGGCCGTGATGCTGGGGGTGTGCTCCGTGATGGGGCTGCCGTGGTTTGTGGCTGCGACCGTCCTGTCCATCACCCACGTGAATAGCCTCAAAGTAGagtctggctgctcagctccaggagaaCAGCCCAAGTTTCTGGGGATACGAGAGCAGAGAGTCACTGGCTTGATGATCTTTGTGCTCATGGGCTGCTCAGTCTTCTTCACTTCGGTGTTaaaggtaagaggaaaatggaaaccaccCAACAACCGCGAGCTTTTTGGAGGTTATGCAAAACTagtcccctttctccaggcctgagtagctgtggagcagaggaggaggtgatcccaAACCTTGGGGCTCGATCCGTGGTGGGAACCACCCTCGGTTGCACTTTCCAGCCCTTCAGACCCCAGTTTGGCACGCTCGAGCCAAGCGAGCAAGCCAACTGCTtggattttcagatgtctttcaggCCCACCCGTGTTTATGGGTTACGGTGAAGCGTATTTAGAGCAGtacctctgctctttcaacCAGGCAGCACGTTATTGCTTGCAGTTTGTTCCCCCAGATGCCTCGGAACAGCCGTTCCCAGTAGCTAAACGCGCTGAAATCGTCCCCGTGGGCTTCCTTGCGTGTTCCTCCCACAAAGTAATCTCATCTCTAGGCTCACAGGAGGCACGCTGCTCTTGCGTGTTGCCACAAGAACAcgtacaaatgtttttctaccgTCGCAGAACGCGGCATATGGTAGCATGGGCGAAATCACCTATTTTCCTCCaatctttctggaaaacaggattattCTGATGAAGTGTAACTCAAAAGCTCAGCCTAAAGCAGAGCATTAAATCATTCGCACGCACAAAATCTCTGATGGTTAAAATGCGACACTTCTCTAACCctctggaagctggaaggcttTAGGCAATTTTAGGCAGGGACTGTAGAAGAGAGCggtaatactgaaaatgcaatttgaaaacaagaatgcactaatttctgtatttatttttggagtttATACCAATGCCTGTGCTTTATGGCGTCTTTCTCTACATGGGTGTGTCGTCGCTCAGAGGAATTCAGGTACGGCCTCTTTTACAGCGTGTTGGGTCCCTGGTATTTCATCTCTAtagaagcaggtaaaaaaagcagtggcatggggggaaaaacccctctCCGAAAGCAAgcgatcaaaatattttgtgtaagaaaaagattggaGGAGGCACAGGAGGTGTATAGGGCCGGGAGGACCGGGCAAGTTCAGGGCAGGTTACAGGAAAATGGGGGAATTCAGCGCGAAGGGAAGGCGATTTCTGTGGCTGGTGGAAATCCTTGCTGGGGGATTCAGCGTGCTGAGAAACGCTGAGAACAGAATAACGGGGAATAATTGCAGTTCGGTGGGCAGCTCTCGCGGGCAAGCCGGTTTATAGATGGAGCGGAGGGAAAATTGGGTGCTGCTCGCAGAGGAACGCGGTGGGATCCAGGATTTCTCATTGCAAGTGAGATCCTGAACACTCCCTCCGCATCTCCCCGGGGCCAGAAACTTCtcactgttattttacagttcttcgATCGCTTGAAGCTGTTTGGGATGCCGGCGAAACACCAGCCGGATATCATCTACCTGCGGCACGTCCCCTTGCGAAAGGTGCATTGCTTCACCATGATCCAGCTGATCTGCCTCGTCCTGCTCTGGGCCATCAAGGTGTCGCGTGCCGCCATCATCTTCCCCATGATGGTAAGAGCCGGTGCTGCTCGGCGTCGGGGTGTTTGTAGCGTCGGAGCGAGCTGTGGCATCATCTCTGACCTCGCTGCATCTTCCCTCTTATTCGTGAAGGTTTTGGCTCTCGTTTTTGTCCGGAAAGTGATGGATTTCTGCTTCTCGAAGCGAGAGCTCAGCTTTCTGGATGACCTTatgccagaaagcaagcagaagaagtTGGACGATGCCAAAAATGAAGCCgaagaagaagaggtgaagctTGCTGGGTGCTCGGGGCCGGGCGTCTCCCTCGGGCTGTGAGATTGcctctttctgccacagctcgtcttTAAATGTCGGGGCAAGATCAGAACTAAACAGAAACGGATCCTAATAGCCTGGATCACACATCGTAACCTTTTATCCTAAATTAGCAGTGAGCTTAACACTTGACTagaggtataattttaaaaatgagtcctataataaagatttattattattattatacccTGCTGCACTGATAGCTAAAGCTGCCGCAggtcaggaggagaggacagcgtGCAACGTCTTTACTGGGTGCTGAGTTTATCTCCGCTTTGATTAAAGACCGAGAACTTGGTTTGTCCCTTTTCCGTCAGGAGTCCCAGAAGGtgatggaagctgctgctgcaaattggGTTCAACTGAAAGTGGGGAAGACCAGCGACTTGGAtatcccacagcaaagcagcgaCAGGTAAAGTGCCACCAAGCGCCAGGACCCCCGGCAAGATTCGTTTGAAGGTGTTTGGCACCGTCTTTATCGAGCGTCCCTCAGTAAAGCGGTCCGCTCGGcgggaaaatcaaatttctgggcagggctgccggaggcgatggcggggctctgcccctgcgcAGAGCGGCTGCACAACTCCCATTTAACCCCCAAAACTTGCATCATCAGTGACTTTAGGGTAGCAGGAGAtcctcatatttaagaaagaggtgGTGTAGGCACGACCTGTAGCAGCAGTGGCTTAGGAGCCCGCTCCAGGGCTAAACGCCAGCAAGAGCCTTTGCCTGGAGCTGTTGTTCTACAGGCTTGCCTCCCGCAACTCCTCATCCAGCAAAACCTCCGGTGCTTACGCTGAGCTTTGGTTCCTGGGCCCCCCTGGTCCTCTTGCTGGTGCTAACGCACTTGGCGGCAGCAGTTCCCGTAATCACGGATtgctatgtaaaatatttattgcaggacCGATCCTTCC is a window encoding:
- the LOC129201289 gene encoding electroneutral sodium bicarbonate exchanger 1-like, producing MLVDLGGRGGGRWLGGRKGALHNFSLLISKQGDDEEAVIDQGRTSNVVNIHYEKEELEGHRTLYVGVRMLLVRQSQRHHRPHSQKHREEEREKDSAPTEQGYHYTPSQRVQFILGTEEDEQHVPHDLFTELDEICVKEGEDAEWKETARWLKFEEDVEDGGERWSKPYVATLSLHSLSELRSCIINGTVLLDICANSIEEIADMILGPQDQSTEFDEHVRAKVREVLLKKHHHQNEKKRNNLLPIVRSFADVSKKQSDLHLLDKPAQTLTPHPSPTTAEAKNGVNHESNAMDLSKAQLHFMKKIPTGAEASNVLVGELDFLCQPIVAFVRLTPAVLLSGMTEVPIPTRFLFVLLGPEGKAHQYHEIGRSMATIMTDEVFRDVAYKAENRADLVAGIDEFLDQVTVLPPGEWDPSIRIEPPKNVPSQGKRKMPGALDDSASHSKPEKHSGPELERTGRLFGGLILDVKRKAPWFWSDFRDGLSLQCLASFLFCACMSPVITFGGLLGEATDGHISAMESLLGASMTGVVYSLFAGQPLTILGSTGPVLVFEKILYKFCKEYALSYLSLRACIGLWTAAFCIVLVATDASCLVCYITRFTEEAFASLICIIFIYEALEKLSHLRETYPVHMHSKLDFLTVYYCKCEAPSHPSNATLRFWESNEINVSGIAWENLTVTECRYLHGEFHGPACGRNGPYAPNVLFWCCILFFSTFVLSSFLKKFKSSRYFPTRVRSTISDFAVFLTIVIMVLIDFMTGIPSPKLHIPHTFKPTRDDRGWFINPIGPNPWWTVVAALIPALLCTILIFMDQQITALIVNRKEHRLKKGCGYHLDLFMVAVMLGVCSVMGLPWFVAATVLSITHVNSLKVESGCSAPGEQPKFLGIREQRVTGLMIFVLMGCSVFFTSVLKFIPMPVLYGVFLYMGVSSLRGIQFFDRLKLFGMPAKHQPDIIYLRHVPLRKVHCFTMIQLICLVLLWAIKVSRAAIIFPMMVLALVFVRKVMDFCFSKRELSFLDDLMPESKQKKLDDAKNEAEEEEESQKVMEAAAANWVQLKVGKTSDLDIPQQSSDRHSVSLDQQTEVHITVNGSSVLLSLRAYVRVFVAVA